One part of the Oscillospiraceae bacterium genome encodes these proteins:
- a CDS encoding copper amine oxidase N-terminal domain-containing protein yields the protein MTKRFVALILSMICILLFTGCSSEELSLMAALQKDVQMTSVKTKELLSGNMKITLPSQIQEEMDVNLQSILNMLSSFRLEATTEQMIQGEAATTKAQYSILSDDMNFSGEIYASVKDGQTKTIFKIPTLFKAMLPHQYEDATYCTVDTADIAQLAEKEEEFARLNAQYFEKEFVAPDYTPNYNFNTSIADALQLNDNMFNCLKGYAAYMSDAPQLVTKSNNTYSLVISDQDFKALLRSAVMTYFDSPEARDEIAKLWNAITTYYTTIYPEEIMKDIPTLPQLPEDPDAVSQMRLGAEIILTLLDNVRLIGEDGIRVTFTVNPQGYITEINSDIHLDFDINAISKLADGTADYEEDFAFEIRLHYNQKRESISRLQNISFPNLTEENNVSVYKCIADSLQDEIDWLAEKIENGETYKDEYSDSVDDDIILPAPDGSLSIVYKSDYSRELLDFDNTAPILNENGTIYVPLEPLMNWLRTSYFWDEETQMIVFSDPVTEKWTYYYPGDNVMYSDDYAITLAAPTLVKDGQDYVPLRAMISAFSDDKVSWNAEENAVYISPWHYTE from the coding sequence ATGACAAAAAGATTTGTTGCGTTAATCCTTTCCATGATTTGCATTCTGTTATTCACCGGATGCTCTTCTGAGGAGTTATCCCTGATGGCTGCATTACAAAAAGATGTACAGATGACTTCTGTCAAAACTAAAGAGCTGCTGTCGGGTAACATGAAGATTACCCTTCCCTCTCAAATTCAAGAAGAAATGGATGTCAATCTGCAAAGTATTTTGAATATGCTCTCCTCTTTTCGCTTAGAAGCTACCACCGAACAAATGATTCAGGGAGAAGCAGCTACTACCAAAGCACAGTATTCCATCCTTTCAGACGATATGAATTTCTCAGGTGAAATTTATGCATCTGTAAAAGACGGTCAAACCAAAACCATTTTTAAAATTCCCACCCTGTTTAAAGCAATGTTACCCCATCAGTACGAAGATGCTACTTATTGCACCGTAGATACTGCTGATATCGCTCAATTAGCCGAAAAAGAAGAAGAATTTGCTCGTCTAAACGCTCAATACTTTGAGAAGGAATTTGTTGCACCAGACTATACGCCCAACTATAACTTTAACACCTCAATTGCCGATGCATTGCAATTAAACGACAATATGTTCAATTGTTTGAAGGGATACGCTGCTTATATGAGCGATGCTCCCCAATTGGTGACCAAATCTAACAACACATATTCTTTGGTAATATCTGATCAGGATTTCAAAGCACTCCTACGCTCCGCTGTGATGACCTATTTTGATAGCCCTGAAGCCAGAGATGAAATTGCAAAGCTCTGGAATGCCATCACCACTTATTATACCACCATTTATCCAGAAGAAATTATGAAAGATATCCCGACATTACCCCAGCTTCCCGAGGACCCCGATGCAGTTTCTCAAATGAGATTAGGAGCAGAAATCATATTGACACTGCTTGATAATGTGCGTCTGATAGGAGAAGACGGTATCCGCGTGACCTTCACCGTAAATCCCCAAGGATATATCACCGAAATAAACAGCGACATTCATTTGGACTTTGATATCAATGCCATTTCCAAACTTGCAGACGGTACTGCAGATTATGAAGAAGATTTTGCATTTGAAATCCGCCTGCATTACAATCAGAAACGTGAAAGCATCAGTAGACTTCAGAATATTTCCTTCCCCAACCTAACGGAAGAAAACAATGTGTCCGTATACAAATGTATAGCTGATTCTCTTCAGGATGAAATTGATTGGTTAGCAGAAAAAATTGAAAACGGTGAAACCTACAAGGATGAATATAGTGATTCCGTTGATGACGATATTATCCTGCCGGCACCTGACGGAAGTCTCAGCATCGTATACAAATCCGACTATAGCCGTGAACTACTTGATTTTGATAACACAGCTCCCATCTTAAACGAAAATGGAACCATCTACGTTCCCTTAGAACCTTTGATGAACTGGTTAAGAACCAGCTATTTCTGGGATGAAGAAACCCAAATGATTGTTTTTTCCGACCCGGTAACAGAAAAATGGACTTATTACTATCCCGGAGACAACGTAATGTATAGTGATGATTATGCCATCACCCTTGCCGCTCCCACTCTGGTAAAAGACGGTCAGGATTACGTACCGCTCAGAGCTATGATTTCTGCTTTTTCCGATGATAAAGTGAGCTGGAATGCAGAAGAAAATGCAGTTTACATCAGCCCTTGGCACTACACCGAATAA
- the scfA gene encoding six-cysteine peptide SCIFF: MKQIKTLTTKNLAENLAKKGCGECQTSCQSACKTSCTVANQKCEQK; the protein is encoded by the coding sequence ATGAAACAGATTAAAACCTTAACTACTAAAAATTTAGCTGAAAACTTAGCAAAAAAAGGTTGTGGCGAATGCCAGACTTCTTGTCAGTCTGCTTGCAAAACTTCTTGCACCGTTGCAAACCAGAAATGCGAACAGAAATAA
- a CDS encoding GNAT family N-acetyltransferase has translation MMLLDFKPEHETEFYAMCRDFFSSPAVCHEIKKEDMKTTFDLAVKGSPYLRGLVMADGENTLGYVLLSFTYSNEVGGMVVWIEELYVKEMYRNQGLGKQALEWILNEYQENTKRFRLEVTEENEGAKKLYRSFGFEVLPYEQMTLE, from the coding sequence ATGATGCTGTTGGATTTTAAACCTGAACACGAAACTGAGTTTTACGCTATGTGCCGTGACTTTTTCTCCTCTCCTGCCGTTTGCCACGAAATCAAAAAAGAAGATATGAAAACCACCTTTGACCTTGCCGTAAAAGGTTCTCCTTATCTTCGGGGACTTGTGATGGCGGATGGCGAAAACACATTGGGATATGTGTTGTTATCTTTCACCTATTCCAACGAGGTGGGCGGAATGGTAGTCTGGATTGAAGAGCTTTACGTGAAAGAAATGTATCGCAATCAGGGACTTGGAAAACAGGCACTAGAGTGGATATTAAACGAATACCAAGAAAATACCAAACGATTCCGTCTGGAAGTGACCGAAGAAAACGAAGGCGCCAAAAAACTGTACCGAAGCTTTGGGTTTGAAGTACTTCCCTATGAACAAATGACGTTGGAATAA
- a CDS encoding adenine phosphoribosyltransferase (Catalyzes a salvage reaction resulting in the formation of AMP, that is energically less costly than de novo synthesis) — protein MTIAGCTRELVLCPIGENLNIGAFIMFGDVELTENCARELLKKAPEHDVLVTAEAKGIPLICEMARQEGVNHYVVARKGPKLYMKNLITTDVDSITTAKTQILCIGERETKMLQGKRVLIVDDVISTGESLHALEKLVTLAGGNIVGKMAVLAEGDAIGNPDYIYLEPLPLFDGEGNPIKK, from the coding sequence ATGACTATTGCAGGATGCACAAGAGAGTTAGTGTTGTGCCCTATTGGAGAAAACTTAAATATCGGAGCCTTTATTATGTTCGGTGATGTGGAGTTAACAGAAAACTGTGCCAGAGAACTGTTAAAAAAAGCACCTGAACATGATGTTTTGGTAACCGCAGAAGCTAAGGGGATTCCGTTGATTTGCGAAATGGCACGTCAGGAAGGTGTTAATCATTATGTGGTTGCCAGAAAAGGGCCCAAACTGTATATGAAAAATTTGATTACTACAGATGTGGATTCAATTACCACTGCAAAAACTCAGATTCTCTGTATCGGTGAAAGAGAAACCAAGATGCTTCAAGGCAAACGGGTATTAATTGTGGATGATGTCATCAGCACAGGAGAATCTCTTCATGCTTTGGAAAAACTCGTGACCTTGGCAGGCGGTAATATTGTGGGTAAAATGGCAGTCTTAGCAGAAGGCGACGCTATTGGAAATCCTGATTATATTTACTTAGAACCGCTTCCGCTTTTTGACGGGGAAGGAAATCCTATCAAAAAATAA
- a CDS encoding WecB/TagA/CpsF family glycosyltransferase, translating into MFEKVDVLGAQISNATISEIVSEIISRIKNGENTVVYTPNSEIIEQFRKDENLMNLLNSADILTADGIGVVKGAKMLGTPLKERAAGYDIACQLLEEGAKEGIRLYLFGSREEVCALAKDNILKKYPGIQIVGTQNGYFKEPVGEKIARANPQVVFVCLGARKQEEWIYENKHLFSGTTFLGIGGSMDVFAGVVKRAPDIFIKLHLEWFYRLCKQPSRFVRMLALPRFLWQIILEKRRRKRLIKQNKRKGA; encoded by the coding sequence GTGTTTGAAAAAGTGGATGTGCTTGGCGCGCAAATTTCCAATGCTACCATTTCGGAAATTGTTTCAGAAATTATTTCTCGCATCAAAAATGGAGAAAACACCGTGGTGTATACCCCGAATTCTGAAATTATTGAGCAGTTCAGAAAAGATGAAAATTTGATGAACCTTTTAAATTCTGCCGACATTTTAACTGCGGACGGCATCGGCGTGGTGAAGGGAGCCAAAATGTTGGGCACACCTTTAAAGGAACGTGCCGCCGGGTATGATATTGCTTGTCAGCTTTTGGAAGAAGGTGCCAAAGAGGGAATCCGGCTTTATCTGTTTGGATCCCGTGAAGAGGTCTGCGCTCTTGCCAAAGACAATATTTTAAAAAAATATCCGGGGATTCAAATTGTGGGAACCCAGAACGGTTATTTTAAAGAACCGGTGGGCGAAAAAATTGCCCGGGCAAATCCCCAGGTGGTTTTTGTTTGTCTGGGTGCCAGAAAGCAGGAAGAATGGATTTATGAGAATAAGCATTTGTTTTCCGGCACAACTTTCTTAGGTATCGGCGGCAGTATGGATGTGTTTGCAGGTGTGGTAAAACGTGCACCGGATATTTTCATTAAATTGCATCTGGAATGGTTTTACCGTTTGTGCAAACAACCCAGTCGTTTTGTCAGAATGTTGGCATTACCCAGATTTTTATGGCAAATCATTTTAGAAAAGAGGAGACGCAAACGTCTTATCAAACAAAACAAACGAAAAGGAGCGTAA
- a CDS encoding N-acetylmuramoyl-L-alanine amidase — MLCIFLDYSQYFAHNNTGQIKGRFFLRLKEVLYVKICIDAGHNHSGWDTGAQANGLREQDITYRIAVLLQQKLQSNGIQTVMTRKSETENLGNSVNSSLKKRAEIPNNETCDYFISIHCNAGGGTGTEVLVVQKGGQAEQLASAVLQSLTKDLSLRSRGVKEANLLVLRETVCPAILVETAFLDDPTDAALLRNNPEIFASAISKGVLKHLNITPTDELSTLKELLSDKWGLDNSAAVFTLLDQHPYRKDLYKKLLKSYEKE; from the coding sequence ATTCTCTGTATTTTTCTTGACTATTCGCAGTATTTTGCTCATAATAACACGGGACAAATAAAAGGTCGCTTTTTCTTACGATTGAAGGAGGTGTTATATGTGAAAATTTGTATTGACGCAGGTCACAATCATTCCGGCTGGGATACAGGTGCTCAAGCGAACGGTCTAAGAGAACAAGACATCACTTATCGGATTGCTGTGTTACTTCAACAAAAACTGCAATCTAATGGGATTCAAACCGTGATGACCAGAAAAAGTGAAACCGAGAATCTGGGCAATTCTGTCAACAGCAGTTTAAAAAAACGAGCTGAAATTCCCAACAATGAAACCTGTGATTATTTTATTTCAATTCACTGCAACGCAGGCGGCGGAACAGGCACAGAGGTTCTGGTTGTTCAAAAAGGAGGGCAGGCAGAGCAACTGGCATCAGCCGTCCTGCAATCATTAACAAAGGACTTATCCTTACGCTCTCGAGGTGTGAAGGAAGCTAATCTGCTGGTACTCAGAGAAACCGTCTGCCCTGCCATTTTAGTGGAAACTGCTTTTTTGGATGACCCCACAGATGCCGCTCTGTTGAGAAATAATCCGGAAATATTTGCCTCGGCAATTTCAAAGGGCGTGCTAAAACATCTTAATATCACTCCAACAGATGAATTATCTACTCTCAAAGAATTGCTTTCCGACAAATGGGGGTTAGACAATTCTGCTGCTGTATTCACATTGTTGGATCAGCACCCCTACCGCAAAGACCTATACAAAAAACTTCTGAAAAGTTACGAAAAGGAGTAA
- a CDS encoding holin: MDLQALLELVMGQGVFAALFIWLFFTYQKESREREERLMSIVDSQAEKLEKISTTLEKISQDIQSVTKAQDS; the protein is encoded by the coding sequence GTGGATTTACAAGCACTTTTGGAGCTTGTGATGGGGCAAGGCGTATTTGCCGCGCTTTTTATCTGGTTATTTTTTACCTATCAAAAGGAATCCAGAGAACGAGAAGAAAGGCTAATGTCGATTGTTGATAGTCAGGCTGAAAAGCTGGAGAAAATTTCAACCACATTAGAAAAGATTTCTCAGGATATCCAATCTGTCACCAAAGCACAAGATTCCTAA
- a CDS encoding 4Fe-4S dicluster domain-containing protein: MAFKITDECISCGACEAECPVSCITAGDSKYEIDADACIDCGTCAGVCPVGAPVEG; encoded by the coding sequence ATGGCTTTTAAAATTACTGACGAATGCATCAGCTGTGGTGCATGTGAAGCGGAATGCCCGGTAAGCTGTATTACCGCAGGTGACAGCAAATATGAAATTGATGCAGATGCTTGTATCGATTGCGGTACTTGCGCAGGCGTTTGCCCCGTAGGTGCTCCTGTTGAAGGCTAA
- a CDS encoding 5-formyltetrahydrofolate cyclo-ligase, with product MEKEELRKNLRERRNQLLQKEEKSHCITNHVVSSLVFQNASTVMLYRSTKGEADTGELWEQCQKMGKTCLFPKCVSKTEMIAVLATGENDFSVSKFGILEPISNEMFPKDKIDLVIVPAVGFDQKNYRVGYGGGFYDRYLADYVGNTMGLCFSELITETVFPNEWDIPVMFVATEEGLHPKENEEISCKMKFGLV from the coding sequence ATGGAAAAAGAGGAACTGAGAAAAAACTTGCGGGAACGGAGAAATCAATTGCTTCAAAAAGAAGAAAAATCGCATTGTATCACAAATCACGTTGTTTCTTCTTTGGTATTTCAAAACGCTTCAACCGTGATGCTGTATCGAAGTACAAAAGGGGAGGCAGATACCGGAGAATTATGGGAACAATGTCAGAAAATGGGGAAAACCTGCCTGTTTCCCAAATGTGTTTCCAAAACGGAAATGATTGCCGTTTTAGCAACGGGAGAAAATGATTTTTCAGTTTCCAAATTTGGTATTTTGGAACCAATTTCCAACGAAATGTTTCCCAAAGACAAAATTGATTTGGTGATTGTGCCTGCTGTTGGTTTCGATCAAAAGAATTATCGTGTGGGTTACGGAGGCGGTTTTTATGACCGTTATCTTGCAGATTATGTCGGAAATACCATGGGTTTGTGCTTTTCTGAATTGATTACGGAGACTGTTTTTCCGAATGAATGGGATATTCCCGTTATGTTTGTTGCCACCGAAGAGGGACTTCACCCAAAAGAAAATGAAGAAATCTCTTGCAAAATGAAATTTGGTTTAGTATAA
- a CDS encoding DUF1540 domain-containing protein, whose translation MNQANHAIKCTVQQCKHHCNSENYCSLDCVTIGTHEMNPAMDQCTDCKSFAKK comes from the coding sequence ATGAATCAGGCAAATCATGCTATCAAATGCACCGTGCAGCAGTGTAAACATCATTGCAATTCCGAAAATTACTGTTCTTTGGATTGCGTTACCATCGGTACTCACGAAATGAACCCTGCTATGGATCAGTGTACTGACTGTAAATCTTTCGCAAAGAAATAA
- a CDS encoding YqzL family protein: MLSKKRTRNQTHKTGNNNENFFWNLFLETGRIDAYLLLKEEEAEQNQETKP; this comes from the coding sequence ATGCTTTCTAAAAAAAGAACCCGAAACCAAACTCATAAAACCGGCAATAACAACGAGAACTTTTTCTGGAATTTATTCTTAGAAACCGGCAGAATTGATGCCTATCTTCTGTTAAAAGAGGAAGAAGCCGAACAAAATCAGGAAACGAAACCATAA
- a CDS encoding TIGR04086 family membrane protein encodes MNGSEREGVSSVSKRAIGAAITGWLFLISTVAISALVFYVFTLPIEYAPWIVGILTYLAAFITGYRGAKRAKRKGFVNGFWAGVIFILGYFILSLIVKKTLRIPNSLILLILSMIGGIFGINAKKTKRKR; translated from the coding sequence ATGAATGGTTCCGAAAGAGAAGGTGTTTCTTCCGTGAGTAAACGGGCGATTGGTGCAGCCATCACAGGCTGGCTGTTTTTAATCAGTACGGTGGCGATTTCGGCACTCGTCTTTTATGTTTTCACCTTACCCATAGAGTACGCGCCTTGGATAGTCGGAATCCTTACCTATCTGGCAGCCTTTATCACCGGCTATCGCGGAGCAAAGCGTGCCAAGAGAAAAGGTTTTGTCAATGGATTTTGGGCTGGAGTTATTTTCATTCTGGGGTATTTTATCCTTAGTTTGATTGTGAAAAAAACTCTCCGCATTCCAAACAGTTTGATTCTTTTGATTTTGTCAATGATTGGCGGAATCTTCGGAATAAATGCGAAAAAAACAAAACGCAAAAGATAA
- a CDS encoding glucose 1-dehydrogenase has translation MKQIALVTGAGRGIGKEIAKKLQEDGYFVIANSKNTVIENTETQMGYLADVSNSSEVSKMIEDITKKYGKIDVLVNNAGIAQQKLFTDITEADWDTMMDTNLKSMFLVTKAVLPHMIHKKCGAILNISSIWGMVGASCEVHYSAAKAGVIGFTKALAKEVAPCNIRVNCVAPGIIKTDMLNDFTEDDLADLAEETPLGTLGTPRDIAEAVSFLVSDKAKFITGQMLSSNGGFVI, from the coding sequence ATGAAACAGATTGCGTTAGTGACCGGTGCTGGTCGTGGAATCGGAAAAGAAATCGCAAAAAAACTGCAAGAAGACGGTTACTTTGTCATTGCCAACAGTAAAAATACCGTAATAGAAAATACCGAAACCCAAATGGGATACCTTGCAGATGTTTCCAATTCCTCAGAAGTATCAAAAATGATAGAAGATATTACCAAAAAATACGGAAAAATTGATGTGTTGGTAAATAATGCAGGTATCGCTCAGCAGAAACTGTTTACTGATATTACGGAAGCAGACTGGGACACTATGATGGATACCAACTTAAAAAGTATGTTTTTGGTAACCAAAGCAGTACTCCCTCATATGATTCACAAAAAATGCGGTGCCATCTTAAATATTTCCTCCATCTGGGGAATGGTTGGTGCCTCTTGTGAAGTGCATTATTCTGCCGCAAAAGCAGGAGTTATTGGTTTTACCAAGGCACTTGCAAAAGAAGTGGCACCCTGCAACATCCGAGTGAACTGTGTGGCTCCCGGCATTATCAAAACTGATATGTTAAACGATTTTACCGAAGATGATTTAGCCGATTTGGCAGAAGAAACTCCTTTGGGCACCTTAGGAACTCCCCGCGATATTGCAGAAGCTGTCAGCTTTTTGGTATCTGATAAGGCGAAATTTATCACAGGTCAGATGTTAAGTTCTAACGGAGGATTTGTGATATGA
- a CDS encoding spore maturation protein yields the protein MISALSNSVLPLFFLSLFLISFLKKRDSLSAFTKGAKEGFSAIVKITPNILAIMVSIAVFRESGALSFFLKLLSPLFHFLKIPDGIGELILVRPISGSGAMVLLTDILEKFGADSYEGLLASVICASTETTIYTVTVYFAVTRVKKTKLPLLLGLCADMIVIFLAMLTVNLFLCSA from the coding sequence ATGATTTCTGCGTTATCAAACAGTGTGCTTCCTCTGTTTTTTCTCAGCTTATTTTTGATTTCTTTTCTAAAAAAAAGAGACTCCCTTTCCGCATTTACAAAGGGAGCTAAAGAAGGATTTTCGGCAATTGTGAAAATCACACCGAATATTCTTGCCATTATGGTATCCATTGCCGTTTTCAGAGAATCGGGGGCATTGTCTTTCTTTTTAAAATTACTTTCCCCTCTTTTTCATTTTTTAAAAATCCCTGATGGTATAGGAGAACTGATTTTAGTGCGTCCCATTTCGGGAAGCGGTGCCATGGTGCTCTTAACCGATATTTTAGAAAAGTTTGGTGCAGATAGCTACGAAGGACTTTTAGCATCGGTGATTTGTGCTTCCACCGAAACCACCATTTACACCGTTACCGTCTATTTTGCCGTAACCCGTGTCAAGAAAACGAAATTGCCACTACTGTTAGGATTATGTGCTGATATGATTGTCATATTCCTTGCAATGCTGACGGTCAATTTGTTCCTCTGCTCTGCTTGA
- the xth gene encoding exodeoxyribonuclease III codes for MKLISWNVNGLRACLTKGFLDFFSSENADIFCIQETKMQEGQAELSLDGYHQYWHSAEKKGYSGTAVFTKEKPLSVTYGIGDQHNDEGRVITLEFDNFYLVNCYTPNAQQELKRLDYRMEFEDDFRSYLKSLQKPVILCGDLNVAHQEIDLKNPKTNRQNAGFSDEERGKMTELLSSGFSDTFRTLYPDKTDAYTWWSYRFSARAKNVGWRIDYFIVSSSVMNKVSDSVIYPEVMGSDHCPIGLIINL; via the coding sequence ATGAAACTCATTTCCTGGAACGTAAACGGACTTCGTGCGTGTCTAACCAAAGGTTTTTTAGATTTCTTTTCTTCGGAAAATGCAGATATTTTCTGTATTCAGGAAACGAAAATGCAAGAGGGACAGGCAGAACTTAGCTTAGATGGCTATCATCAGTATTGGCATAGCGCCGAGAAAAAAGGGTATAGCGGAACGGCTGTATTTACGAAAGAAAAACCCTTAAGTGTTACTTACGGCATTGGAGATCAACACAACGATGAGGGCAGGGTAATTACTTTGGAATTTGATAATTTTTACCTAGTGAATTGTTATACTCCAAATGCTCAGCAGGAATTAAAACGACTGGATTACCGTATGGAATTTGAAGACGATTTTCGTTCCTATTTAAAAAGTTTACAAAAACCTGTGATTCTATGTGGTGACTTAAACGTTGCCCACCAGGAAATTGACTTAAAAAACCCCAAAACCAACCGTCAGAATGCAGGATTCTCCGATGAAGAACGTGGTAAAATGACTGAGCTTTTGTCATCTGGCTTTTCCGACACGTTCCGTACTCTTTATCCCGATAAAACCGATGCATACACCTGGTGGTCTTATCGGTTTTCGGCAAGAGCTAAAAACGTGGGATGGCGGATTGACTATTTTATCGTTTCTTCTTCTGTAATGAACAAAGTTTCCGACAGTGTAATTTATCCCGAAGTGATGGGAAGTGACCATTGTCCCATCGGTTTGATTATAAATTTGTGA
- the yajC gene encoding preprotein translocase subunit YajC → MPAELMTTVTTFLPLILMLVFFYLLIILPDKKRKKKHNEMVASLEKGNKIISIGGIEGKVVQIKDTTIIIETGKSSENEKSTLTLHKWAIKEVRQSEKA, encoded by the coding sequence ATGCCTGCAGAATTAATGACAACTGTTACAACTTTTCTGCCGCTGATTTTAATGTTAGTTTTTTTCTATCTGTTAATCATATTGCCCGATAAGAAAAGAAAGAAAAAACATAATGAAATGGTTGCTTCGTTAGAAAAAGGTAATAAGATCATCAGCATTGGCGGTATTGAAGGTAAGGTGGTTCAAATAAAAGATACTACTATTATCATTGAAACCGGCAAAAGTAGTGAAAATGAAAAAAGCACTCTTACTTTACACAAATGGGCAATCAAAGAAGTAAGACAATCAGAAAAAGCATAG
- the mnmE gene encoding tRNA uridine-5-carboxymethylaminomethyl(34) synthesis GTPase MnmE — protein sequence MFYDTIAAPATKNIQSAVSVIRLSGENAVAIGDTLFGGKLSKAADRSLVYGKIRDKDGNILDDCLAVKMLAPKSYTGEDTVEFYCHGGKTVTECVMRELLKNGARLAEKGEFTKRAFLNGKMDLTQAEAVIDAIGAETKSALLMAQENLDGKLRHKIDGLRSRIMTEIMHILAGNDFPDETGGNHNDVILSRLEVILKDISSLLTSYDKGKILKDGFTAAICGKPNVGKSSLLNAILEEDRAIVTDIEGTTRDVITERIDIGGYMMNIADTAGLRESSDIVEQAGILKSYQYIEQVDYILYLLDASKELDAEETEYIKKLPSHTVVIYNKTDLNTPKIPDDFGKKVYCISAKNNEGISELLDGIKEDIEARLEQSESEETLFSERHYQALLMAEESLTRAISTLKMNLEADICSIDLEDAASYLGEITGTTVNDEVIDNIFKNFCIGK from the coding sequence ATGTTTTATGATACCATTGCAGCTCCTGCAACCAAAAATATACAAAGTGCCGTATCCGTCATCCGTTTAAGCGGTGAAAATGCCGTGGCAATCGGAGATACTCTGTTTGGTGGAAAATTGTCAAAAGCTGCCGACAGAAGTTTGGTTTACGGCAAAATCCGTGACAAAGACGGCAACATTTTAGATGATTGTCTGGCGGTAAAAATGCTTGCACCCAAGTCCTACACAGGAGAAGATACCGTGGAGTTTTACTGTCACGGCGGGAAAACCGTGACCGAATGTGTGATGAGAGAACTCTTAAAAAACGGCGCCCGTCTTGCTGAAAAAGGCGAATTCACCAAACGTGCCTTTTTGAACGGAAAAATGGACCTGACCCAGGCAGAAGCAGTGATTGATGCTATTGGCGCCGAAACCAAGTCTGCACTCTTAATGGCACAGGAAAACTTAGATGGAAAACTTCGCCATAAAATTGACGGATTAAGAAGCCGCATTATGACGGAAATTATGCATATTTTGGCAGGAAACGATTTTCCCGATGAAACAGGCGGTAACCACAACGACGTGATTTTATCCCGTCTGGAAGTGATTTTAAAGGATATTTCTTCCCTGCTCACCAGCTACGATAAAGGGAAAATTTTAAAAGATGGTTTCACCGCCGCAATCTGCGGAAAGCCCAACGTGGGAAAATCGTCTCTTTTAAACGCCATTTTAGAAGAAGACCGCGCCATTGTTACCGATATTGAAGGCACCACCCGTGATGTCATCACCGAGCGGATTGATATTGGCGGTTATATGATGAACATTGCTGACACCGCAGGGCTTCGTGAAAGCAGTGACATTGTGGAGCAGGCAGGAATTTTAAAATCCTACCAATATATTGAGCAGGTGGACTATATTCTCTATCTTCTGGATGCATCCAAAGAATTGGACGCTGAGGAAACAGAATATATCAAAAAACTACCCTCTCATACGGTGGTGATTTATAATAAAACCGATTTGAATACTCCAAAAATTCCCGATGATTTCGGCAAAAAAGTATACTGCATCAGTGCTAAAAACAATGAGGGTATATCAGAACTGTTGGACGGCATCAAAGAAGATATCGAAGCAAGATTGGAACAATCAGAATCAGAAGAAACACTGTTCTCTGAACGTCATTATCAGGCACTTTTAATGGCGGAAGAAAGTCTTACCAGAGCGATTTCCACCTTGAAAATGAACCTGGAAGCCGACATCTGTTCCATTGATCTGGAAGATGCCGCATCTTACTTAGGCGAAATCACAGGTACCACCGTCAACGATGAGGTCATTGACAATATTTTTAAAAACTTCTGCATCGGAAAATAG